The Amphiura filiformis chromosome 8, Afil_fr2py, whole genome shotgun sequence genomic sequence GAAGCGTGAAACAATTTTTACTTCTTACAGCTTTaccttttgggatgcaaagaaaacaTAATGAGTAAAAAGCATAGAAGTATCAATCATACAAGCAGGACTCATAAACATTGGTCATAAACATTGTGATAATGAGatggcaaccttgttagtacggtaaaccgtcaactgcctatacaattaagtcgctggtagaaagggacgcgGGTGTCAatcgttaagcctgcaaggccactagtagcacaccgtacccttttccagcagtgctataatttcTAATGCACAGAAGCGAAATTTTCACAATGCATcgattcaatcgaaatttgtcttaaattactcctctcgaTAAACCAAATAAGAAAACAATTTATAACTCCAGAATCGGAAAAAATTATGGATCAAATGTCATGCTTGTATATTTCTATTGGACTAtggctgcatgaactctgaagggggacctgacaatacaaaagtgcacttGAATTGTAAATTAAGTATAGATTTCTTGTGGTAAGGGGAGTacttgagaccagtttcgatgaaatcggaccattttttaattttgacctctgtgtacaTGAAacgtttgacatttgacctattcgaccttataaaTCCTGAACTAaacaccgtagaaaaatatgacaattgacttttttattccctgtgataaGAGGaccaatttgagatacattaccacatgatgggactatttttaagtttttcccacagaggagagagaaaacagagagcgtatcaccagtcaaagtccccgtgtattgtatagacctttttctcagacgtcatcaatcaatcgatattggggtccagcattcgagtcatcagcacccaaacgcaaataccgcgccggcgcgcgcgatcaactttgcgccactctaggcgtcctgcgcggaattgccagctcgcagtacgcgtttagttcttcaccgtgtaaaaagtaaacaaaattgtgaaacaaaacaaagattgaattttaaatagcatcgctgtttttccgtatcttttgtattttatggcatcaaaacaaactggaacaaaggtaactagtatacagttcccgtttaaacaattattgtatggaagctaaagtgaattatgacaaaacagaggagaaaatacgcagtatttggtgttttacaccgtggacacgtgagaaacgcacgtgttgtttgtttacatctcagaccccaatatcgattaggtgacgtcatcagaaaaaggtctatacggtgagttctcgcatattcatgagggccgattgttcgatcgtgccgtgtcaaacaatcacgccagcgctgcgtgccttcgcgtatacgcgatagagcgttgcgtgctttcgcgattacgcgatagaccatgaaaatacgcggtaattgcgtagcagtctcgcctgtcgcatttcatggaacaatcggccctcattatcggatgatgcggagactttgactggtggtacgggctctgttttctctctcctctgtggtttttccccactgtgaccttcgaccctcCTGGGAACCACAGGGGCatagaaaaatggaaccaatcaaattcttatcatttcaggtttaaagatgcaaaaaacattggttccactaatgtatgaatataaaatcccaaaccatagcgccctgtactatatAGCGCCCTGTAACCTCAAGGCCACCTTATATGGCTTAAGTATTTTCCAAAATTAGAATCATTACACCTATATACATGGCTACTGTAATCTTGTCCTCCTCCTTGACCCTCCCCCTCGGGGATGGATATTAGAcctttttggaccatttttgtcaatattttcccTCGAAAGTCGCCTCCCCATGCCCTCCAaaaagaaaaaccctgacaacgccactggggagtggaAATTAGAATGTGTGAGTGGGGTGTTATAGGAGAGGGTGAAGTTTGAGGGAGTGAGAATAGATGGAGGGGAGAGGAAGGATAGAATATGGAGAAAGGAGaggaggggaaacaggagggaaaAGGAAGAGAGAGATTGAGGATgggaaataggcctaaataaataattgGTGTTTCATTTTGCTTTGTGTTGTAAAATGGAAACACATGTATGAAATTTACATTAACTTTAATAGTTGAACCTCTATTAAATATTATATgcctactacagggtgtcccaaacatagaggcccctcattgcgccctctttttctcctatttcagaaaagttgatcaagctAAACCGAAacaatatttcaatcggctcataacttttgaagatatgcccttgtaaagaaatgtatccgtttttcactctgtccacggaggaggtttggctactttctcgatgataactttatcaAATAACCTGTGTAAAATAACaaatggaatgggctttaccggtgggcttagaGGTTATGgattgttaagtgtcattaatttgggcaaaattgatgtgggatgggacttcttttgctatacttgcaattacttatgtttttctcggttattttatgcctttttgttttattatgtttcttactttcttactttattgtttcttgctttctttttattgacaacataagtcatttctctttttggaataaaaggtagccctgaaaagggctgtttagtttgtctttggttcttttgaagtgagtttactgtgttgctcgctctgccctctacctggttgcctccttgacgaatacaggtttcagccctagtcctcattgcatcaattgcgccggatacttgcgaatatagcagtaatacgtttacagagatcttggattttgccacaaatgaagaaatggtgtgaggtctggagatcatgcaggccactccacagcatgacccatcccaaccactctgtttgctatccgtggatcacagagtgaaaaacgggtacttgtctttaaaagggcatatcttcaaaagttgcaagccgattgaaataattgttttggtttattcaagctaacaattaaaggtttctttaaataccaaaatatatttgatcaacttttcagaaatgggcgaaaaagagggcgcaatgagggacaTCCTGTATCATAAGAATGTTCGCGGTCACTGTTTTTCGCGGTCACTGCAATACGTGGTTAGTTAATGGAACTGATATTTTGGTTCTGTAAATGCTCTACTTGTTGTGATTTTCGTGATATGAGATCATTTACAAATAGAAAACCAAGGTGGATTTAAAAGTACACATCATACAGCAGATGTACACAACTTTAATTTACTGACAtttcgtagtggataccggctgcgtcggcatccactactcaaaatattggacctgtctatcacacggtagaagatagtaaaaacaaacattcctatcgtttattctctcaAATTAATATAGGATGTGCTTAAATTGGTTGTGTTGTTCACTcgggatagaagctggagagttcCAAATAATGTCGAATAatttttttaaccaatcaatgaacaaacaatatatacaaatatacTTAGCCTTTATTCGagattctggttaaaactatagtCTCTCGTTGagattaattaatattattttgttaaaatagtATTAAGCTCACCTCGCGCGGGCCCATTTTTAACCAGAACCTAGCCCAGCTAAAGGTTGGGAAAGGTGAccagaaaacgcttaaatgtcgggttatataaattacatataaagggtataaaacgttttcataacattcaaaaacatttgttgataacctactgcaaataatctaacataatgttattcaagtgttgacaaaatatttggcaaaaacgtttgcagaaaatatttaacataacattttgaaaacattttaaaaatattgttgtagtgttttccatacaaaacgttttaaaacgttttaaaaacatttttgtgtttgctgggatggcagtatatatttgtatactatattaGACgtaaactttacgaagggtccctgtataCATAGTATAATAAATCTCTAGTACCGATCGTAAGtcattttagtgaaatggattttacgaTGTGTCGTAAGTTACGATTAATtctgagacttacgaagcttcataAACTGCCATTCAATCAAGGTGGAAATTCCATGGTAGCTCATGGTGGAATGTACTGAGTAGGCGTTAATGTAAGGAGTAGGTCACTATAtccttaaatttaattttaaaatagaCTCTACTATGGTATACTGTTAGTCGTCGTTTTATTATATCATATTCAATTGTCAcgttttcattttgtttcatctATTATAAAAGCTAGCTACTTAAAATATGGTTATTAAAATAAACGTCATTGCACTTCAAAAGCGTTCGTATCCACGGGGTTCATTTTCCTGGCAGTTCCGCATCCATGTAAGTTTGTTTCGGTGCAGATGCAACTGGAAACTCAGCGTTGGCAGAATAACCTACAGTACAGTAAAAAGGTAAACCAAAGAATTTCAATCCCAGATTAACTTTCAAAACACtaaattaagggatggggtatgaacttttggtcagtatttattgtgggacattaaagcacatcagacatatcgaattgcattctgaatacgaagaatttccttctgatatcaaacaattttgattcccaatgtaatacacattttatggcaaatcattaaaaagtgatattttgatatttaacagtactagaagtaaactttataaatctgatgatttatacttaaagtgtatgtaggtgggatgaaaagccgacgatcaattgaatattttgacctttcgtattgaagatatggatttttttccaaaacaccaaaaacaattaggtctttttggaaaaaaaatccatatcttcaatatgaaaggtcaaaattttcaattgatcgtcggattttcctcccagctacatacactttaagaatatgtcattagatttatcaaattaacttcgaggactgctatatatcaaaaatgtgaaaaatatcaaattttaataatttgtattacatcgtgaatttcaaactggCTGTTCCCATTCACATACGCGTGCGCGTAAGTACGTACGGCGTGTGTCCGAACGGAAAAGAAATGATTATTGCTATACCGATGATGTCATAAGGCTGTGCTTATTTCTTCAGCGGGTGCCTACCTGGAGGTGCATACTCAGCTGGCATTAAGGGGTATATTGCTCCGGGTTGCTGCACTTGCGGATACGGGGTCTGAATCATCACGGCATTCTGTGGGTGCTGGTGATACTGAACTTGATGTACCTAGTGAGATACATTGGTATACGATTGATATTTGAAAACAGTTGATAAACATGaatcaagaaaacaaacaaacaaacacgacCCACATGGACGTGAACGTCATGACGTAGATGGAGGACGCGTGGCAATGATTCTGTTCTTTCTGACTCACTTTGCATAACATGACTTAATGATGCAAAGTCATTGTACCCTTAGAAAtagattttgtcaaattttgttcgGTAAAAAGGTTGGGTATATAGTTTATAATGCAACATTGTGTCAAAAACTGCCTGCCCCAATGCCTAGTTTGCAACATAACAATCTCAGTGATCTAGCGATGCATCATTACTTACCACCGTTGGTGTACCCTTCTCTGAACAACAGACTCCATGGCAGCAGAAAGCTGAGCCGCATATGGCTGCAATAAGTTCCACAACAGCCGCAAGAACAGAGCCAATATGCATCCCATAGCTAACGAAAggctgtaagcatggtaaagaTTGAGATTGAGATAGGAAAAAGAACTATATTAAATGGAGAGGGTGTTTCCCTGTTTTTTCTCTCGGAGAATGACCCTGTATATGACGTGTTTACACTTGCATTTGGACCCATTCCATATCCTCAATGTCAGCACACTcctaattaaataataaataatcgcTCCAACATTAATTGACATGAAGCAGTTTTATGTGGCGGgacaaatgtattattttgtttgatcTTACGTTGTATATACTTGTAAAAGTAAATTGCTTGGGCAAATCTCACACTAATGTGTCATGGAGGCAATGAGATGGGGCCCTTACTTATATATAAGTCGGATAACTGTAAAGTAGGGCACACAATTAAGAATCAAGAGCTGTCAAACTTCAGTATGATTAGTGATAGAGTACTTGAAGAAAATCGGACATAAAAAGAACTAGAAACGCCGAGGTCTACGACCGCGAACACAGAAAACAGTGATCCTTGCCCGGGATCCTTGACCGTTGACCGTTGACCCCAAAGCTGTGAGCATCACATAGATACTGGCTAATTTACATGCGGTCACTCCTTTATGTTAGttgtggcagaagaggcattttgacgGTATTTGTCTCGCACCGGAAGTGCCCTTTAATGAAATTTGACGCCAAAGCTGTGAACACAACACAGAAAATGCATATTTATGCATCTGTGCAAGTGGCGTAATAGCTCGTAATTTTGctatatgttatttgtggcagaaaagGTATTTTACAGGCATTTCGTCTCGGCCTAAAGATGACCCTTTAATAACGACATACACCATTTTTGTACACAGTGGCTATATATAGGCAATGCACGTGTGCGAGTGGCGACACCCCGCTATATTATGTGGCAGAAGAGCCAGGGTTTGTCTCAGACCAAAAAGTTACCCCtcgaccccaaatctgtgaacactcCATGAGatactggctaatgtcaatgcatgcgTGCGAGTGGCGTTTtaaaaattttcataaaattaccTCTAATATCCCCTATAATTATGACCTTTCAACCCTATCCGTGCAGAACTTAGAAGGAGCTTGGGTCAGTACTTCTTGTGGTCAAGTTTAGTCGAGATTAGCACCCTGCTTCTAGCACTTTAAAAATATTTAGTAGCATTTAAAAGAGGGCTTAATGATAGCATCGGAACAAGCAGAAGATAGCTCAACAGTATAGTAAATGTCGcctgaaagaagaagaagaacctgtggGGAAAACAAAAACGCAACAATATCTATGTCATAGCTGTGTAAAATGTTGTATAGCAAACAAACTGGAGATGCGATCTTTGGTTTACTGTACCTTTTCACACCCGTAGTATCCTATTCCATAATAGTAGTTTTCGTGACATTTCGTAACCGCTGCTGCCAAACTTTCCCATATTAACTGTCCTGATGCCATTATTGCCGCTATTATCGACATCACCATGTAGCCCGTGATCTAAACGTGCAAAAAAAGTATATTTTAAAAAACGAACTCGTAAATAAAATCTATTCAGGTCTACATGTATCTCCATCAATCAACACACGTTTGCTTCTTTTAGACTCACTCACACACTCACCCcctcacacccccacacaccccacactcaCCCCCtcatggcccaaaacatggtatttttgagctattttttcagtaatgtcagataaaaccatAGGGCTTTGATATACATTAAACAGCGAGTGACATGCGT encodes the following:
- the LOC140158701 gene encoding membrane-spanning 4-domains subfamily A member 4A-like, with protein sequence MASQQQQQQQLGPVVTMTPPVASYQMPVNELPRNRYKEAAGRITGYMQIFCGVASIIFGVVTLLALFGIVHDPQLHLGHVIFGIVCWPIWSGIIFLISGSLGASAKAKSRCLITGYMVMSIIAAIMASGQLIWESLAAAVTKCHENYYYGIGYYGCEKPFVSYGMHIGSVLAAVVELIAAICGSAFCCHGVCCSEKGTPTVVHQVQYHQHPQNAVMIQTPYPQVQQPGAIYPLMPAEYAPPGYSANAEFPVASAPKQTYMDAELPGK